In Halogeometricum sp. S1BR25-6, a single genomic region encodes these proteins:
- a CDS encoding DNA-binding protein, with amino-acid sequence MPWFQSGRRRDLCAILYDAGELRGQKLKIRLEAHYGTRIDPQSFYGTLDALVSKGHLARRTEEIYDVYELTELGVEGVESQQAWLAERVESGREREREAEVQADADADAD; translated from the coding sequence ATGCCGTGGTTCCAGAGCGGCCGCCGCCGCGACCTCTGCGCCATCCTCTACGACGCCGGCGAACTCCGGGGGCAGAAGCTGAAGATCCGACTGGAGGCGCACTACGGGACGCGCATCGACCCACAGTCGTTCTACGGGACGCTCGACGCCCTCGTCTCGAAGGGCCACCTCGCCCGACGGACCGAGGAGATATACGACGTGTACGAACTCACCGAACTCGGCGTCGAGGGCGTGGAGTCCCAGCAGGCGTGGCTCGCAGAGCGAGTCGAGAGCGGCCGCGAACGGGAGCGAGAAGCGGAAGTGCAAGCGGACGCGGACGCCGACGCGGACTGA
- a CDS encoding DUF998 domain-containing protein: MTEQPDSEPKPVGSDADARAGPAHPLARLAGAVGTALALGGVFLAVALSPTFSWAASALSDLGVDPRTALAFNGGLLLGGGLALGYVPALREDSRAVAATYGLCAAAMAGVGAFPSDDPLHYPAAVAFFVLLAATLALDGARRRGTTTGRVSLLLATASVAAWPLWFAAGLGPGIAVPELVGALSLAAWVLALAPPAPLRSRF, encoded by the coding sequence GTGACCGAACAACCCGACTCCGAACCGAAACCCGTCGGCTCCGACGCCGACGCCCGCGCCGGCCCCGCCCACCCGCTGGCGCGCCTCGCCGGCGCCGTCGGAACCGCCCTCGCCCTCGGGGGTGTCTTCCTCGCCGTCGCGCTCTCTCCTACATTCTCTTGGGCCGCGAGCGCGCTCTCCGACCTCGGAGTCGACCCTCGGACGGCGCTCGCGTTCAACGGCGGCCTGCTCCTCGGGGGCGGTCTCGCGCTGGGTTACGTCCCCGCGCTGAGAGAGGACTCTCGCGCCGTCGCGGCGACGTACGGACTCTGCGCCGCCGCGATGGCGGGCGTCGGCGCGTTCCCCTCCGACGACCCGCTGCACTACCCGGCCGCAGTCGCCTTCTTCGTGCTCCTCGCGGCGACGCTCGCCCTCGACGGCGCGCGTCGCCGAGGAACGACCACCGGGCGGGTCTCGCTGCTCCTCGCGACCGCCTCCGTGGCGGCGTGGCCACTCTGGTTCGCGGCCGGACTCGGCCCCGGCATCGCCGTCCCCGAACTCGTCGGCGCGCTCTCGCTCGCCGCGTGGGTCCTCGCACTCGCGCCGCCGGCGCCCCTACGGTCCCGGTTCTGA
- a CDS encoding DUF7111 family protein translates to MTDGDGDSDDTADEATANGITARYYETESERVLAFERDGSTAAVAQNREGYAMLKVRPTADGDELERYYGFDMALDHAAELLGVSPNDLPVPEDAADMGM, encoded by the coding sequence ATGACCGACGGCGACGGCGACAGCGACGACACGGCCGACGAGGCGACGGCGAACGGAATCACCGCCCGCTACTACGAGACGGAGTCCGAGCGAGTGCTCGCATTCGAGCGGGACGGGTCGACGGCCGCCGTCGCCCAGAATCGCGAAGGGTACGCGATGCTGAAGGTGCGACCGACCGCCGACGGCGACGAACTGGAGCGCTACTACGGCTTCGACATGGCGCTGGACCACGCCGCCGAACTGCTCGGCGTCTCGCCGAACGACCTGCCGGTCCCCGAGGACGCCGCCGACATGGGGATGTAG
- a CDS encoding DUF7527 domain-containing protein, which produces MDGQTIDTVREWETVPVETGYEGLHRLADEGFSGAVSSGTTWAFALNGRFIGVFEGSLESFEGAELTAHRAPDPALSLLFAMRETGGETRASYYTNDTPLSEADETLSSGGFTGYVELSDNVLSGDYYVAYYGGKSMSVAFVGANDRLVTGDEAFEQADDEVGIYEVKEVDLRILDLPERPDDGADGERVADESPAAPPDDPRPDAQAPAAAAADEPEEPEVVEPEAEERATAPGDDLDSPADGDDPATADAAPTKDEVSRDDADPAPTAGPSESEARHPTEPRASAPTTDEADEEARETDDDDGIGDSGEQSGDEDPAAPPDDPRPDAQAPEVAAADEPEEPETVDPEAEERATAPPEDESEPPVGGDSRASADTGDSVERTADVADADAAGEARSGDDPFSAEEKWREARSIPSLDPSESSTQNGEGGADATAAQRRRQQSAPSDRHRQQREQRQQAQKRRHREEQEAKRRREEAAAAAAESAKAEASESAEAVTELRGQLEAAETRRDELAAERDELEAERDELEAERDEHRDRAEELEARVESLEAEVERLEAQLASPDGEFVAEESMSPEAALSGTNLFVRYRRKGRATLEDAHDGRASREEVVENLRLEHHTTFDTAGLAVNGVPYEEFLRESTEYAFAEWVVTDLLYEIGETGNRTTLADLFDSLPRIDRIELRGVVDFETEEGTESREFDVIFRDQMGDALFVADMNTARTAATEATVASLVENARAVAESSDAMATAFYVTESFFEPEALEAVAEETGGGFLSRSKRLSFVKLSRKQGYHVCLVEARNNEFHVNVPDL; this is translated from the coding sequence ATGGATGGACAGACAATCGACACGGTACGCGAGTGGGAGACGGTCCCCGTCGAGACGGGGTACGAGGGGCTGCACCGACTCGCCGACGAGGGGTTCTCCGGGGCCGTCTCGTCGGGGACGACGTGGGCGTTCGCGCTCAACGGTCGCTTCATCGGCGTCTTCGAGGGGAGTCTCGAATCGTTCGAGGGCGCGGAACTGACGGCGCACCGCGCGCCGGACCCCGCGCTCTCGCTCTTGTTCGCGATGCGCGAGACGGGGGGCGAGACGCGCGCGAGCTACTACACGAACGACACGCCGCTCTCGGAGGCCGACGAGACGCTGTCGTCGGGCGGGTTCACCGGCTACGTCGAACTGTCGGACAACGTGCTCTCGGGCGACTACTACGTCGCCTACTACGGCGGCAAGTCGATGAGCGTGGCGTTCGTCGGCGCCAACGACCGCCTCGTCACCGGCGACGAGGCGTTCGAGCAGGCGGACGACGAAGTCGGCATCTACGAGGTGAAGGAGGTCGACCTCCGGATTCTCGACCTCCCGGAGCGGCCGGACGACGGGGCGGACGGGGAACGCGTCGCGGACGAGAGCCCGGCCGCGCCGCCGGACGACCCTCGACCGGACGCGCAGGCGCCCGCGGCCGCCGCCGCGGACGAACCCGAGGAACCCGAGGTAGTCGAACCCGAAGCGGAGGAGCGCGCGACGGCGCCGGGAGATGACCTCGACTCCCCGGCCGACGGCGACGACCCGGCGACGGCGGACGCCGCGCCGACCAAGGACGAAGTGAGTAGAGACGACGCCGACCCGGCCCCGACCGCCGGACCCTCCGAGTCGGAGGCGCGGCACCCCACGGAACCCCGCGCGTCGGCGCCGACGACCGACGAGGCGGACGAGGAGGCGCGCGAGACCGACGACGACGACGGGATAGGCGACTCCGGAGAGCAGAGCGGAGACGAGGACCCAGCCGCGCCGCCGGACGACCCCCGACCGGACGCGCAGGCGCCCGAGGTCGCCGCCGCGGACGAACCCGAGGAACCCGAGACGGTCGACCCCGAAGCGGAGGAGCGCGCGACGGCGCCCCCCGAGGACGAATCCGAACCTCCGGTCGGCGGCGATAGCCGCGCGAGCGCGGACACCGGAGACTCCGTTGAGCGCACCGCCGACGTCGCCGACGCGGACGCGGCGGGCGAAGCGCGGAGTGGCGACGACCCGTTCTCGGCCGAGGAGAAGTGGCGCGAGGCACGCTCAATTCCCTCTCTGGACCCCAGCGAGTCGAGCACGCAGAACGGCGAGGGGGGAGCCGACGCGACGGCGGCCCAGCGGCGGCGGCAGCAGTCCGCTCCCTCGGACCGGCACCGACAGCAGCGAGAGCAACGCCAACAGGCGCAGAAGCGGCGGCACCGCGAAGAACAGGAGGCAAAGCGCCGGCGCGAGGAGGCCGCGGCCGCCGCCGCCGAGTCGGCGAAGGCCGAGGCGAGCGAGTCCGCCGAGGCGGTCACCGAACTGCGGGGCCAACTCGAAGCGGCCGAGACCCGCCGGGACGAACTCGCGGCCGAGCGCGACGAACTGGAGGCCGAACGCGACGAACTGGAGGCCGAACGCGACGAACACCGCGACCGGGCCGAGGAACTCGAAGCGCGCGTCGAATCGCTGGAGGCGGAGGTCGAACGCCTCGAAGCGCAACTGGCGTCGCCCGACGGCGAGTTCGTCGCCGAGGAGTCGATGTCGCCCGAGGCGGCGCTCTCGGGGACGAACCTCTTCGTCCGCTACCGTCGGAAGGGCCGGGCGACGCTCGAAGACGCTCACGACGGGCGGGCGTCCAGGGAGGAGGTCGTCGAGAACCTCCGACTCGAACACCACACGACGTTCGACACGGCGGGACTCGCCGTCAACGGCGTCCCGTACGAGGAGTTCCTCCGCGAGAGCACGGAGTACGCCTTCGCCGAGTGGGTCGTCACCGACCTCCTGTACGAAATCGGCGAGACGGGCAACCGGACCACGCTCGCGGACCTGTTCGACTCCCTGCCGCGCATCGACCGCATCGAACTCCGCGGCGTCGTCGACTTCGAGACGGAAGAGGGCACCGAGAGCCGCGAGTTCGACGTTATCTTCCGCGACCAGATGGGCGACGCCCTGTTCGTCGCCGACATGAACACCGCACGCACCGCCGCGACGGAGGCGACAGTGGCATCGCTTGTCGAGAACGCCCGCGCCGTCGCCGAGAGCAGCGACGCGATGGCGACGGCGTTCTACGTCACCGAGTCGTTCTTCGAACCCGAGGCGCTGGAGGCCGTCGCCGAGGAGACCGGCGGGGGGTTCCTCTCCCGGTCGAAACGGCTGTCGTTCGTGAAACTCTCGCGCAAGCAGGGCTACCACGTCTGTCTCGTCGAGGCGCGAAACAACGAGTTCCACGTGAACGTCCCCGACCTCTGA
- a CDS encoding acyl-CoA dehydrogenase family protein, with the protein MDFALSAEQRQIRDMVADFVDSEIRPRAAEIDETDEFPADLVAEMADLGLMGMPFPDEYGGAGLDYHSYAIGLEEISRGSGGLGTVVAAHTSLAGNMLYEFGTEAQKDEYLTPLNEGKDIGAFALSEAGAGSDVPAMTTTATREDDEYVVDGGKLWISNGSVADTVTLFAKTDPDAGRKGISAFVVRPEEDEGFVVEGTEQKLGDKGCPTAELRFDEMRLPADRRIGEEGEGFVQALKTLNGGRITIAARSVGIARAALEDALDYADDREQFDQPIAEFQAIKHKLADMDTKVQAAKMLMHKAADLKIRGEPYIKEAAQAKLYASEISREVANEGIQIHGGYGYTTDFAAERYYRDAKLNEIYEGTSEVLRNTIGDRLRSER; encoded by the coding sequence ATGGACTTCGCGCTCTCCGCGGAACAGCGACAGATACGCGACATGGTGGCCGACTTCGTCGACAGCGAGATACGGCCGCGCGCGGCGGAGATAGACGAGACGGACGAGTTTCCCGCCGACCTGGTCGCGGAGATGGCCGACCTCGGCCTCATGGGGATGCCGTTCCCCGACGAGTACGGCGGCGCCGGACTCGACTACCACTCCTACGCCATCGGTCTCGAAGAAATATCCCGCGGGTCGGGCGGCCTCGGCACCGTCGTCGCCGCGCACACCTCGCTGGCCGGCAACATGCTGTACGAGTTCGGGACCGAGGCGCAGAAAGACGAGTATCTGACGCCGCTGAACGAAGGGAAAGACATCGGCGCGTTCGCCCTCTCGGAGGCGGGCGCGGGCAGCGACGTGCCCGCGATGACGACGACGGCGACGAGGGAGGACGATGAGTACGTCGTTGACGGCGGCAAACTCTGGATATCGAACGGCTCCGTCGCCGACACGGTGACGCTGTTCGCCAAGACGGACCCCGACGCCGGCCGAAAGGGCATCTCCGCGTTCGTCGTGCGCCCCGAGGAGGACGAGGGGTTCGTCGTGGAGGGGACCGAGCAGAAACTCGGCGACAAGGGCTGTCCGACCGCGGAACTGCGCTTCGACGAGATGCGACTCCCCGCGGACAGGCGCATCGGCGAGGAGGGCGAGGGGTTCGTGCAGGCGCTGAAGACGCTCAACGGCGGGCGCATCACCATCGCCGCGCGGTCGGTTGGCATCGCCCGCGCCGCCTTGGAGGACGCTCTCGACTACGCCGACGACAGAGAGCAGTTCGACCAACCCATCGCGGAGTTCCAGGCGATAAAACACAAACTCGCCGACATGGACACGAAGGTGCAGGCCGCGAAGATGCTCATGCACAAGGCCGCGGACCTGAAGATACGCGGGGAACCCTACATCAAGGAGGCCGCGCAGGCGAAACTGTACGCCTCGGAGATAAGCCGCGAGGTGGCCAACGAGGGCATCCAGATTCACGGCGGCTACGGCTACACGACGGACTTCGCGGCCGAGCGCTACTACCGCGACGCGAAACTGAACGAGATATACGAGGGGACCAGCGAGGTGCTGCGGAACACCATCGGCGACCGCCTGCGCTCGGAGCGGTAG
- a CDS encoding protein sorting system archaetidylserine synthase (This PssA-like phosphatidyltransferase, along with a PssD-like decarboxylase, is required in Haloarchaea for the archaeosortase ArtA to replace the PGF-CTERM sorting signal with a C-terminal lipid anchor.), translating to MKPRFVGKMGLADAVTVGNAALGFLAAVAATASVALAARLILLAAIADALDGVIARRRGGTAVGQYLDSLADVASFGVAPALLVAVAVRQTWAADRLRLAVALAGTALFVAAAVTRLGLYTAYDGDHAQTEGVQTTLAATILSAGVLAGFADPVVLVPLVYLLAVLMVTTVTYPDLHAQDALIMGVVQALAILLSGPYGRRLVGDLGQGFAFGLLFLALSYLFFGPMFYWRRD from the coding sequence ATGAAGCCCCGGTTCGTCGGCAAGATGGGTCTCGCCGACGCGGTGACGGTCGGCAACGCCGCGCTCGGCTTCCTCGCGGCCGTCGCCGCGACGGCCAGCGTCGCCCTCGCGGCGCGTCTCATCCTGCTGGCGGCCATCGCGGACGCCCTCGACGGGGTCATCGCCCGCCGTCGCGGCGGCACCGCCGTCGGCCAGTACCTCGACTCGTTGGCCGACGTCGCCTCCTTCGGCGTCGCCCCCGCCCTCCTCGTCGCCGTCGCGGTCCGGCAGACGTGGGCGGCGGACCGCCTGCGCCTCGCCGTCGCCCTCGCCGGCACCGCCCTGTTCGTCGCCGCGGCGGTCACCCGACTCGGCCTCTACACCGCCTACGACGGCGACCACGCCCAGACGGAGGGCGTTCAGACGACGCTCGCGGCGACCATCCTCTCGGCGGGCGTCCTCGCCGGGTTCGCCGACCCCGTCGTCTTGGTCCCCCTCGTCTATCTCCTCGCGGTGCTGATGGTGACGACGGTGACGTACCCCGACCTGCACGCGCAGGACGCGCTCATCATGGGCGTCGTGCAGGCGCTGGCGATACTGCTCTCGGGGCCGTACGGCCGCCGCCTCGTCGGAGACTTGGGACAGGGGTTCGCGTTCGGACTGCTGTTTCTCGCGCTGTCGTACCTGTTCTTCGGGCCGATGTTCTACTGGCGGCGCGACTGA
- a CDS encoding adenylosuccinate synthase: MTVTIVGSQLGDEGKGALVDLWGGDADVVARYQGGDNAGHTVVEDGEEYKLSLVPSGAVRDKVGVLGNGCVVNPRTLFSEIDDLRERGLEPDVRVAKRAHVIMPYHRRLDTIEEEAKADSDLTVGTTGRGIGPTYEDKAGRRGVRIGDLLDPEVLRQRLEYAVPKKKALIEDVYGLEAGEECDVEALIDEYAEFGRRLREEGMAVNGGSFLAERRADGENLMFEGAQGTLIDIDHGSYPYVTSSNPTAGGAATGTGVGPTVVGQGEVVGIVKSYLSRVGEGPMPTELKEDEREEELADFIREKGGEFGTVTGRPRRIGWLDMPMLRHAAQVSGFTGIAVNHLDVLGGLEEVKVGHSYDLAGEERLTIPATTERWDRCEPNLREFETWEEVDWTSVAEEGYDAIPAAAREYLDYVAAEVGAPVYAVGVGPDRAETVEVVNPFEQ; encoded by the coding sequence ATGACCGTCACTATCGTCGGTTCCCAGTTGGGCGACGAGGGCAAGGGCGCCCTCGTCGACCTGTGGGGAGGCGACGCGGACGTCGTCGCGCGGTATCAGGGCGGCGACAACGCCGGGCACACCGTCGTCGAAGACGGCGAGGAGTACAAACTCTCGCTCGTTCCGAGCGGCGCCGTCCGCGACAAGGTCGGCGTGCTCGGAAACGGTTGCGTCGTCAACCCGCGGACGCTGTTCTCGGAGATAGACGACCTGCGCGAACGCGGACTCGAACCCGACGTCCGGGTCGCAAAGCGCGCCCACGTCATCATGCCGTACCACCGCCGCCTCGACACTATCGAAGAGGAGGCGAAGGCCGACTCCGACCTCACCGTCGGCACGACCGGCCGCGGCATCGGCCCCACCTACGAGGACAAGGCGGGCCGCCGCGGCGTCCGTATCGGCGACCTGTTGGACCCCGAGGTGCTCCGGCAGCGACTGGAGTACGCCGTCCCCAAGAAGAAGGCGCTCATCGAGGACGTGTACGGACTGGAGGCCGGCGAGGAGTGCGACGTCGAGGCGCTCATCGACGAGTACGCCGAGTTCGGCCGCCGCCTCCGCGAGGAGGGGATGGCCGTCAACGGCGGGAGCTTCCTCGCCGAGCGACGCGCCGACGGCGAGAACCTGATGTTCGAGGGCGCGCAGGGCACCCTCATCGACATCGACCACGGGAGCTACCCGTACGTCACCTCCTCGAACCCGACGGCCGGCGGCGCCGCCACCGGCACCGGCGTCGGCCCGACCGTCGTCGGGCAGGGCGAAGTCGTCGGCATCGTCAAGTCGTACCTCTCGCGCGTCGGCGAGGGGCCGATGCCGACCGAACTGAAAGAGGACGAACGGGAGGAGGAACTCGCGGACTTCATCCGCGAGAAGGGCGGCGAGTTCGGCACCGTCACGGGCCGCCCCCGCCGCATCGGGTGGCTCGACATGCCGATGCTCCGTCACGCCGCCCAGGTGAGCGGGTTCACCGGCATCGCCGTCAACCACCTCGACGTCCTCGGCGGACTGGAGGAGGTGAAGGTCGGTCACTCCTACGACCTCGCTGGCGAGGAGCGACTCACCATCCCGGCGACGACCGAGCGCTGGGACCGCTGTGAACCGAACCTCCGCGAGTTCGAGACGTGGGAGGAAGTCGACTGGACGTCGGTCGCCGAGGAGGGCTACGACGCCATCCCCGCGGCCGCCCGCGAGTACCTCGACTACGTCGCAGCGGAGGTCGGCGCGCCGGTGTACGCCGTCGGCGTCGGCCCGGACCGCGCCGAGACGGTCGAAGTGGTCAACCCCTTCGAGCAGTAG
- a CDS encoding cytochrome c oxidase subunit 3, with protein MGTEEAHEDHGHHLPAVEDWPRGFGEASWWPFVTAVGAAGIYAGAGLYILGRGEDAIVGSMVGPAAFVASIGIFLAGLYGWVYHAFVSHFWTRDADEKGANKLRWGMLAFLGSELGTFGALFGYYFYIRAGNWEEILVGVPELTGSLVLINTALLIASSATLHWAHVAIRKNDRKKFLGGLALTLLLGIVFIGGQVYEYYEFIIHSDFTLTSGLFGSAFFGLTGLHGLHVSLGAVLLGIVFIRALMGQYSAERHVSVSTASMYWHFVDVVWIFLVVVLYVGAELGTSSGVL; from the coding sequence ATGGGTACCGAAGAAGCACACGAGGACCACGGACACCACCTACCGGCGGTGGAGGACTGGCCTCGCGGATTCGGCGAGGCGAGTTGGTGGCCGTTCGTCACCGCGGTCGGCGCGGCCGGCATCTACGCCGGTGCGGGTCTCTACATCCTCGGGCGCGGGGAGGACGCCATCGTCGGGTCGATGGTCGGTCCCGCCGCGTTCGTGGCGTCAATCGGCATCTTCCTCGCCGGACTGTACGGTTGGGTCTACCACGCGTTCGTGAGTCACTTCTGGACGCGCGACGCCGACGAGAAGGGCGCGAACAAACTCCGCTGGGGAATGCTCGCGTTCCTCGGTTCCGAACTCGGCACGTTCGGCGCGCTGTTCGGCTACTACTTCTACATCAGGGCCGGCAACTGGGAGGAGATACTGGTCGGCGTCCCCGAACTCACGGGGTCGCTCGTCCTCATCAACACCGCGCTGCTGATCGCCTCCTCGGCCACGCTCCACTGGGCGCACGTCGCCATCCGCAAGAACGACCGCAAGAAGTTCCTCGGCGGCCTCGCGCTCACGCTGCTGCTCGGCATCGTGTTCATCGGCGGGCAGGTGTACGAGTACTACGAGTTCATCATCCACTCGGACTTCACGCTCACCTCCGGGCTGTTCGGGTCGGCGTTCTTCGGACTGACCGGTCTGCACGGCCTGCACGTCAGCCTCGGCGCGGTGCTCCTCGGCATCGTCTTCATCCGCGCGCTGATGGGACAGTACTCCGCGGAACGCCACGTCTCCGTCAGCACGGCGTCTATGTACTGGCACTTCGTGGACGTCGTCTGGATCTTCCTCGTCGTCGTGCTCTACGTCGGCGCGGAACTCGGCACCAGTTCGGGCGTCCTGTAA
- a CDS encoding phytoene/squalene synthase family protein, which translates to MSQQDERPHVDRTDLEWCHEAVEGVSRTFALTVDVLDEPMSSYICVGYLLCRIADTIEDASHIQPSVQAEVLRTYDAALDPDDDTSVEEFVAAVESHVPEETTDDWRVVRDAPRVVRTFESLPEDVREAVTPPVREMVQGMVLFVERYDDTGGLRIQSREELEEYCYYAAGTVGNLITNLVTRGDVSPERRRRLYDTAEEFGLLLQLVNISKDVYDDYTAENNVYLPADWLEAEGVPQEEVVAPEHEAEAASVVRRTAEHASSFLDDAQTYLETVPLTDGNTLAAWAVPFLLSVGTLRELLARPEDALSKSGVKVSRQEVFAVVSRMSDGAESDALDDIRQEIAARPYHRAPSSAD; encoded by the coding sequence ATGTCTCAGCAGGATGAACGTCCCCACGTCGACCGAACCGACCTCGAATGGTGCCACGAGGCGGTTGAGGGGGTCTCTCGCACTTTCGCACTGACAGTCGACGTGCTCGACGAGCCCATGTCGTCCTACATCTGCGTCGGCTACTTGCTCTGTCGAATCGCCGACACCATCGAGGACGCTTCGCACATCCAGCCGTCGGTGCAAGCGGAGGTTCTCCGAACGTACGACGCCGCCCTCGACCCGGACGACGACACGTCCGTCGAGGAGTTCGTCGCCGCCGTCGAATCGCACGTCCCCGAGGAGACGACCGACGACTGGCGCGTCGTCCGCGACGCCCCGCGCGTGGTCCGGACCTTCGAGAGCCTCCCCGAGGACGTCCGGGAGGCGGTGACGCCGCCCGTGCGGGAGATGGTGCAGGGGATGGTGCTGTTCGTCGAACGCTACGACGACACCGGCGGCCTCCGCATCCAGTCCCGCGAGGAACTCGAGGAGTACTGCTACTACGCCGCCGGCACCGTCGGCAACCTCATCACGAACCTCGTCACCCGCGGCGACGTCTCCCCCGAGCGTCGCCGCCGCCTCTACGACACCGCCGAGGAGTTCGGTCTCCTCCTCCAACTGGTGAACATCTCCAAGGACGTCTACGACGACTACACCGCCGAGAACAACGTCTACCTGCCCGCCGACTGGTTGGAGGCCGAGGGCGTCCCGCAGGAGGAAGTCGTCGCCCCCGAACACGAGGCGGAGGCGGCGTCGGTCGTCCGCCGGACGGCCGAACACGCCTCCTCGTTCCTCGACGACGCGCAGACGTACCTCGAGACGGTCCCGCTGACCGACGGAAACACCCTCGCCGCGTGGGCCGTCCCGTTCCTCCTCTCGGTGGGGACGCTGCGAGAACTCCTCGCCCGCCCCGAGGACGCCCTCTCGAAGTCGGGCGTGAAAGTGTCCCGACAGGAGGTGTTCGCGGTCGTCTCGCGGATGTCCGACGGCGCCGAGTCCGATGCGCTCGACGACATCCGACAGGAGATAGCCGCGCGGCCGTACCACCGCGCGCCGTCCAGCGCGGACTGA
- a CDS encoding potassium channel family protein — MVDGPAETLSRAKRRLVLFLSGVAVLMVGYALLYQWGMATFEGISVSFIDALHVVVETFTTTGYGEDAAQWTSFGMKLITIPMMLSGVTVIFLTLPLFLVPLVEEALRTAPPTETDLTDHVIICSFTSRGGTLVEELTSRDVPYVVVESDRETAERLFAEGDDVVHGNPESVETLEAANADEAMALVADDDDETNASVILSAKQAAPDLRVISLIEDATLSDYHRYAGADEVVSPRRILGESLARKAASPIATDIDDAIEIGDDFEVAEVLVQRGSALEGDTIAESAIGRRTGVNIIGAWFRGEFVTPPDPDAVVDEHTILLVTGRESQLERLKDLTRSETRRFRRGKVVVAGYGEVGATAADALAAENVPSVVLDERDAPGVDVVGDATNRQALLSADIDEAQSIILAVDSDTTAIFATLVIKQVAPETEVIARANDAESIAKLYRAGAEYVLALSTVSGRILASNLTEEEVIAPQSQVEIVRTAAPQLAGRTLAEADVRARTNCTVIAVERDGDLLTEVGPEFVVRVDDTLVVAGTDEDINRFNVVCG; from the coding sequence ATGGTCGATGGCCCCGCCGAGACGCTCTCTCGCGCGAAGCGCCGACTCGTGCTGTTTCTCTCCGGCGTGGCCGTCCTGATGGTCGGCTACGCCCTCCTCTACCAGTGGGGGATGGCGACGTTCGAGGGTATCTCCGTCTCCTTCATCGACGCCCTGCACGTGGTCGTCGAGACGTTCACGACGACGGGGTACGGCGAGGACGCCGCTCAGTGGACCTCCTTCGGGATGAAACTCATCACCATCCCGATGATGCTCTCGGGCGTCACCGTCATCTTCCTCACCCTCCCGCTGTTTCTCGTCCCCTTGGTCGAGGAGGCTCTCCGGACCGCGCCGCCGACGGAGACGGACCTGACCGACCACGTCATCATCTGCTCGTTCACCTCGCGCGGCGGCACCTTGGTCGAGGAGTTGACCTCGCGCGACGTGCCGTACGTCGTCGTCGAATCCGACCGCGAGACGGCCGAGCGCCTGTTCGCCGAGGGGGACGACGTCGTCCACGGCAACCCAGAGTCCGTCGAGACGCTGGAGGCGGCCAACGCCGACGAGGCGATGGCGCTCGTCGCCGACGACGACGACGAGACGAACGCCTCCGTCATCCTCTCGGCGAAGCAGGCGGCGCCGGACCTGCGCGTCATCAGCCTCATCGAGGACGCCACGCTGTCGGATTACCACCGCTACGCCGGCGCCGACGAGGTGGTCTCCCCCCGCCGCATCCTCGGGGAGAGCCTCGCGCGCAAGGCCGCCTCGCCCATCGCCACCGACATCGACGACGCCATCGAAATCGGCGACGACTTCGAGGTGGCCGAGGTGCTCGTCCAACGCGGTTCCGCCCTCGAAGGCGACACCATCGCCGAGAGCGCCATCGGACGGCGAACGGGCGTGAACATCATCGGCGCGTGGTTCCGCGGCGAGTTCGTCACGCCGCCGGACCCCGACGCCGTCGTCGACGAACACACCATCCTCTTGGTCACCGGCCGCGAGAGCCAACTGGAGCGGCTGAAGGACCTCACACGCTCGGAGACGCGGCGCTTCCGCCGCGGGAAGGTCGTCGTCGCCGGCTACGGCGAGGTCGGAGCGACGGCCGCCGACGCCCTCGCCGCGGAGAACGTCCCGAGCGTCGTCCTCGACGAGCGAGACGCCCCCGGCGTCGACGTGGTCGGCGACGCGACGAACAGGCAGGCGCTCCTCTCGGCGGACATCGACGAGGCGCAGAGCATCATCCTCGCAGTCGACAGCGACACGACGGCCATCTTCGCGACGCTCGTCATCAAACAGGTGGCGCCGGAGACGGAGGTCATCGCCCGCGCCAACGACGCCGAGAGCATCGCCAAACTCTACCGCGCGGGCGCGGAGTACGTCCTCGCGCTCTCGACGGTCAGCGGGCGCATCCTCGCGTCGAATTTGACGGAAGAGGAGGTCATCGCGCCGCAGTCGCAGGTCGAAATCGTCCGCACCGCCGCGCCGCAGCTCGCGGGTCGGACGCTCGCGGAGGCGGACGTCCGCGCCCGGACGAACTGCACGGTCATCGCCGTCGAACGGGACGGCGACCTGCTGACGGAGGTCGGTCCGGAATTCGTCGTCCGGGTCGACGATACTCTCGTCGTCGCCGGCACGGACGAGGACATCAACCGCTTCAACGTCGTCTGCGGCTGA